The region TTAAGCACAGCTTAATTTAACAGTGAACAGTGAGCAATTTTCCCTCAGATTTTCCCAGCTATTTTAACCttcatcctaccaacatataTTTAACATATACGGACTACTGGCTAGCTTTTATCCCAAGTACAAGTCGGTAGGATTAAGGTTAATGTCTTTATCTTCAACCAACACGCATGAGGAAGAGGTTATTCttatttatgaatataaatgcTTACTGGCTTATATTCTTGTGTGCTTAACAATATTCTCAATGGCAATAAAGGTGGGACTACTTTTTAATCACATCTATTACATATAGCAAATTTTACAGTTCCTAAATGGACAATTTTCAATCTATAAACTATCAGAAAGTAATATGGTCTTATTTTGTATAATGTAAGTGGAGGCAATACATAGCTCCAGAGGGCTGACTTGTCATAACATGTTGAATGTTACTGTAATAAAGCAAAACATGAGCTCATGTTGTGAGATGATAAAAACTTTACAATGATTGTACACAGATGCCTCAATGTGGTTATGACATGACATTTGATTTTGTCACACCTCTTTAGCTAATGATGCTGATGATTACATTCGGCTGGTTGGGGGACAAAACCCCACTGAGGGCCGTGTGGAGATTTTTCATGATGGTGTTTGGGGGACTGTATGCGATGATGACTGGGACATGAACGAAGCCCGATTGGTGTGTCGACAGCTCCGTTACGAGGGTGCAAAAGAAGCTCTGGTGTCATTTGGCAGTGGTAAGTAAGCTCTGTTTGACTGTGACAGTGTGGAAATTTACATCTGACACCGCTATTTCAATAGCAACTTTGCAattcaaataaacattatttgaacaatgaacaatatttgctaCAAATATTATCATGATGAAAGTGACTATTTTTCATTGTGTGGTTGATTCTGTGCTAGGCAAAGGCAACATCTGGATGGATGATTTATCCTGTGATGGGACAGAGACAAACCTGCTGCAATGCCAGTTCTCTGGGTGGGGGGTCCATAACTGTGGTCATGGTGAGGATGTTGGCGTTAAATGCGAAGAGGGTAAGGCAACCAAGTTTGGACAAGAAGTTGAActcaaaaaatgcaattttcttCCCAACACATAAAACCATTCCGTATTGATCTCTATCAGGGCCAGAACCTATTGATGAGGATTTCAGCCATGAGTTCTCTTTGGACCACAACCCAAGCCTCTCTCATCAGCTGGGGGAACTGTTTGACAGTGGACGTGACTGTGACTTGAACATCACAGTTGTTGTGGACAACAACATTGTTGAGACAATCTGTGCTCACAGGGTCATCCTCTCTCTGAACTCATTCTTCGAAACCTCACAGTTGGATTTCAGCAGCCTCAGCATTGATGTCACCTCTGACTGCAGTCAACATGCCAACAACTTTGTCAGGTAAAAGTTCAAACTACCACTAGCTCTCTCATTGGCCTCCTTTCATCAGTAATAGTTACTGATGACTTCTGTTATATCTTTTACTTGTCTGATGACCTTTTACTACATATTTGTCAGGTAAACCTTTAACACTCATAGCTGATTTTCACTCTCAGGGTGTCAACTAGCTTTGCAAAATTAAGTTGAATTTGGTGTCTAATTCCAAAATTATAGGAAAACATTTGACAGATTGTTGTTGTGTTAGTAATAGCTgagtttgtttgcatttcagaTACTTCTACACAAGAAATATCACACTAGCCTCTGCACACTGCATCCTCAGGATGGCAATGGACTGGGATCTGAAAGAAATTCAGAATGAAGCAGCAAAtcttttcagattttttgtcACAGAAGATGTCAATTTCCACCATCAAAAGTCCTTCTATGAGTATGCGGTCCGTACAGGTGATGAGTCACTGCAGGAAGTCTGTCTTCGCTACCTGGCTTGGAACTGCGAGGCACTGATCCGCTCTCCAGCCTGGACAGATCTTCCATTTGGCCTGGTCAAAGCTCTTCTGTCTCGCTCAGACCTTGTAGTACGTAATGAAACAGTCATCCTGAGAGCACTTGAGACATGGGCAGCAGCCCAAGGAGACACAACCATTCCTGAGATCCTTTTCAAGCTCATCCGTTTTCCAATGATACCAGCTGAGGACTTATACATACTTGATGGCTCACAGTACTATGGCAGCAAGCTGCAGGGGTTTCAGTTCAATGCCCTGCCCTTCATGATACTGCTTAATGACCTGAAGGAAGAACAACATGTCTACACATCCAGGATTTACACTGGCAGACCATGGAGCTTTACCTTCGGCTCCCAAAGCGTCAAAAAATATAAGGATTTGGGGTACTACCGTCTTCATGGGCAGCACATCAATAGCCTGACATCTGATTTCCAAACACCTGTTCATAACAGCGCCTATTTTGCTTTTAACAGCATGCGTTGGAAAACAAAAGTAATTATTAGTGATAAAGACTGCTCAAATGAAAGTGTGTCTTGCCCTTCTTTTCCAGCCGTTAGTTTGAGGATTCAAGAAGAGAACAATGATTTAAACAGTCACGTGAAGCAATGTATTGGTTACAGCAATAGGCTTGTTGTAATGTGTGACGGACGGTATGTGTTTCATGTTGAGGAATTTAATGATGAGAATCTCGCATTTGTTCCGAGCAGCGAAGAACGTGTCTATCCATGCCACTCAAACCAGTTCTCCTACCAAGTGGTGGTACGTCCTCAGTACACCACAGATTAGTTTCCTCTCTGGGAAAGAGATAATATAGCCGgatgaataattaaaaacatattatctGATCTTCATACTATCACCTCAATaagatatattttatgtaaGTTGATATATTGATTTTATCAGGCACTTTCCGTTTCTTCACTTCCATGCTGATTGGAAGTGAATTAGTGATTATAAGTTAAATTTTTGATGGTTCTCGATGGTCATGAGAGAGAATTTGTTCCAAAAAACAACTATACAAGACAAGTCTACTCTTAAGTCACCTTTGGTCAATTTAAATCTATGATCACAAACCACTCAGCTTTGTTTGTACCTGTTTTAGTTGATTTGGTTTTTGTATATTGTATCTTTAATTAACTACTTGTATACTTGTTTTAactgattttcttttatcttgtaTCTTTTATTACTTTCTATCTTTTCAAGTCATTTTAAACTGTTACATCATTGTAAATAAGGGCGAGCCCTCAATGATTTTTCAAGTTTAAATAAAGGCAATAATAAAAACCGACCAGTGGCCTGTGTGATGACATACTCTCCTGAAGGTGCTGATGGGGAGGCAGTCCTTCCATACCAAGATTGTAGTCCACAATAACAAACCTCACTGGGAGAGAGCTTAAGTTGATATGAGTGAGCCAATGACCTCATGGTGACTTACACCAAGTTAAAACCGGATCCTCCACTTATATATGTTgttaatactttattttacaggtctaTAATTATCTAAAAGTTTCTAGGAGGTTGCTTGGAAAGAATTAAGTAATTTGGTAGCCTACTCATTAAAGTGAAAATTAGACTATGTTCAGTTGGTTCAATTATTTCAGTTAATTGGTATTGTAACCCAGAAAGTCTTTTAGTTGTTGCACATCAGGTCATCTGAacatagaaaaatgtaaaatctttcTACAGGCAAATATACGATTTAACATTTATGAAGAATAAAGTTaccaataataaatgaataatttaattaataatggATATTTACATGGGTTTAAACAGAACTTTCTTTCAAGGAAATTCCCTTTTTCACTAACCTATCATTAGTTCCAAATTACATAGTTCTTTACAGGGAACTTCCTGTGAAATTAAGGTCACTTTTAGGATATTATAGACCTGTAAAATGAAGCATTAACTATGTCCAATGAATCATGACAATCTTCTCCAGCAAGGTTGTGTGCTTACCAGTATAGTAGATCCCAACAGaacattttaattataattgtATTATTCTTAACATGCTCAATCTTTTATCTGTAACTATGGGTCATATTTAAAAGCTATGAAAAATCTTAGTCtgaaaagtaaatgtttgacAGAAATCTCAAATTAAGTTACCCCTGAAATGTTGTGGGGTAGAAGAGTAAATATTATcgatggaaatactcaagtaaagtacctcaaaattttGGAGAAGTAGGTCCACTACTTTTCTTCCACTGCTGAACTGTACATTTACCTGACATCTCTACAGACATTTTCACTGAAATTATATTATCTGTAACTTTCTGTTGTTTGAATACAGGCATGTACATACCGACATGTATTACCACCAGGTGGGTATGAAAGGAACCAACTCACTGCTGGAGGGTTGCTGCCCTCTGCAGGCAGCTTCCCGGTACATGAGCTCCTTTTCTTCTAAAAAGTCTAATAAGACtatttttgttctattttaaCTTCCCAAGGTATTTATTTGTTCACATAATGTGGTGGCACCACaacaaaatttcacatttgacCGTCTTTTCAATTTACTTGTTGGACAAACAGTACATATATATTGCATATGTTGTAATTACTCTAAATTTTACAACAATGGCTATTGTAGGAACAAGATGTTCTGAGAAACTCCCCTTTAGAGGGAGTGGCGATTCCTGGAAAATAACTGGACACCCTTTGTGAAATAATGCACAGATATCTCCAATTTATTTCTTCTGAGATCCCTTTCTTCAGTTCACTTCATTTTGAGTTCTGGTAAGTTTATTCCTCTTTTAACCAGAAAAATGTATGGATACTGATGGCATTGCACATTatatgagagaaaaaatgtttagagaaaaacatgagGACAAAGGAAGGATCATTTGTCATTATCGTACATAATTTCAGTCACACCAAAGATGTTCTGCAAAATTGCacattttgcatgtgtttgtgtacattgGGTTATATGCAAGAAAAtacacctacagtatatgtcaTTTGAAAAGAAACTTGCTTGTCGCTCTCATGGTGATGTTATGTCTGGGTTTCTAAAATTTATTTTGATCCTAAAAGCAGCtataaaataaaagtgacagGAAACCAAACTTAGCTCCTCTGTCTGTAGACAGGAGTAGATGGTCACTATTCAAAAAAATGTGCTGATCAtagaataagaaaacatttctgaatacAGAAACTTAGTGATGTTCCCTGTTTCCATCTTTTTCCCAGTGTAATGcaatcaaaatgaaagaaaatacttTCTTACTATTCTGCATTCTTTTCATCAGCCTGTCTTCTGGTGAGTAAAACTGTTCTTATCTTGTAAAAGCCTCCACAGCTTAATTTAACAGTGAACAAAAAAGCAataccccccccaaaaaactttCCAGCTATTTTAATCCTTTGTATCTTTAGGCCAATATCTTCCATGTACATGTATGAGACAGACGTTATTCTTATTTAGAAATATAAATGCTTACTGGCTTATATTCTTGTGTGTTTAACAATATTCTCAATGGCAATAAAGAgaatattgaaaaataaaaaacaattttttcttCACATCTATTACATATAGCAAATTTTGCAGTTCCTAAATGGACAAATTTGGATCTATTAACTGTCAGCTTGTACAAAGTAATCTGACATTATTTAATTTCAAGGGCTGACAAACACATAActtgcaataaaaaataattgtactGTAGCCTTAATATAATGCAAAACATGAGCTCATGGCATGAGACTAAAGAAACTTTACAATACCTGTACACAGATGCCTAAATGTGGTTATGacattacatttgatttttcaCACCTCTTTAGCTAATGAGGAAGGTTACATTAGGCTCACTGGGGGTCAAGACTCCTCTGAGGGCCGAGTGGAGATCTTTCATGATGGCGTTTGGGGGACTGTGTGCGATGATGACTGGGATATGAACGAAGCCCAAGTGGTGTGTCGACAGTTAAGTTTCACGGGTGCAAAAGAAGTTCTGGTATCATTTGGCAGCGGTAAGGAAGCTCTGCTTGACTGTGACAGTGTGGAAATATAGTCTGACACTGTTATTTCAAAAGCAACTTTGCAACTCAGATAAACTTTCTTTGaacaatgaacaatatttgctaCAGATATTATGATGAAAGTGTGACTATTTTTCATTGTGTGGTTGATTTTGTGTTAGGGGAAGGTAACATCTGGATGGATGATTTATCCTGTAATGGGACAGAGACAAACCTGCTGCAATGCGAGTTCCCTGGGTGGGGGGTCACTAACTGTAATCATGGTGAGGATGTTGGCGTTAGATGTGAAGATGGTAAGGCAACCAAGTTTTGACAAGAAGTTAAACTCAAATATGCAATTTCTCTTttcaacacataaaacatgagCTCATGGCATGAGACTATGTAAACTTTACAATACCTGTGCACAGATGCCTAAATGTGGTTATGacattacatttgattttgtcaCACCTCTTTAGCTAGTGAGGAAGGCTACATTAGGCTCACTGGGGGTCAAGACCCCTCTGAGGGCCGTGTGGAGATCTTTCATGATGGCGTTTGGGGAACTGTGTGCGATGACAACTGGGATATGAACGAAGCCCAAGTGGTGTGTCAACAATTAAATTTCACGGGTGCAAGAGAAGCTCTGGTATCATTTGGCAGCGGTAAGGAAGCTCTGCTTGACTTTGACTTGCCTGTAGAAATATATGTCTGACACTGTTATTTCAGAAGCAACTTTGCAACTCAGATAAACTTTCTTTGaacaatgaacaatatttgcttCAGATATTATCATGATGAAAGTTTGACTATTTTTCATTGTGTTGTTGATTCTGTGCTAGGCAAAGGCAAAATCTGGATGGATGATTTATCCTGTGACGGGAAAGAGACAAACCTGCTGCAATGCCAGTTCCCTGGGTGGGGCGTCCATGACTGTGGTCATGATGAGGATGTTGGCGTTAGATGCAAAGAGGGTAAGGCAACCAAGTTTTGAAAAGAAGTTGAActcaaaaaatgcaattttgcTTCCCAACACACTGAAACCAAACCACTTGATATTGATCTCTATCAGGGCCAGAACCTATTGATGAGGATTTCAGCCATGAGGTCTCTTTGGACCACAACACAAGCCTCTCTCATCAGCTGGGGGAACTGTTTGACAGTGGACGTGACTGTGACTTGAACATCACAGTTGTTGTGGACAACAACATTGTTGAAACAATCTGTGCTCACAGGGTCATCCTCTCTCTGAACTCATTCCTCAAAACCTCACAGTCGGATTTCAGCAGCCTCAGCATTGATGTCACCTCTGACTGCAGTCAACATGCCAACAACTTTGTCAGGTAAAAGTTCAAACTACCACTAGCTCTCTCATTGGCCTCCTTTCATCAGTAATAGTTACTGATGACTTCTGTAATATCTTTTACTTGTCTGATGACCTTTTACTACATATTTGTCAGGTAAACCTTTAACACTCATAGCTGATTTTCACTCTCAGGGTGTCAACTAACTTTGCAAAATTAAGTTGAATTTGGTGTCTAATTCCAAAATTATAGGAAAACATTTGACAGATTGTTGTTGTGTTAGTAATAGCTgagtttgtttgcatttcagaTACTTCTACACAAGAAAGATCACACTAGCCTCCACCCTCTGCATTCTCAGGATGGCAATGGACTGGGATCTGAAAGAAATTCAGAATGAAGCAGCAAATCTTTTCAGATTCTTTGTCACAGAAGATGTCAATTTCCACTATCAAAAGTCTTTCTATGAGTATGCGGTCCGTACAGGTGATGAGTCACTGCAGGAAGTCTGTCTTCGCTACCTGGCTTGGAACTGCGAGGCACTGATCCGCTCTCCAGCCTGGACAGATCTTCCATTTGGCCTGGTCAAAGCTCTTCTGTCTCGCTCAGACCTTGTAGTACATAATGAAAAAGTCATCCTGCATGGACTGGAGAGATGGGCAGCAGCTCAAGGAGACACAACCATTCCTGAGATCCTTTTCAAGCTCATCCGTTTTCCAATGATACCAGCTGAGGACTTAAACACACTTGATGGCTCACAGTACTATGGCAGCAAGCTGCAGGCGTTTCAGTTCAATGCCTTGCCCTTCAAGGCACTGCTCAACAATCTGAAGGATGAACAAAATGTCTACACATCCAGGATTTACACTGGCAGACCATGGAGCTTTACCTTCAGCTCCCGAAGCGTCAAAACTTACAAGGATTTGGGGTTCTATCTTCTTCATGGGCAGCGCATCAATAGCCTGACATTTGATTTCCAAACACCTGTTCATAACAGCGCCTATTTTGCTTTTAACAGCATGCGTTGGAAAACAAAAGTATTTATTAGTATTAAAGACTGCTCAAATGTCTCTTGCTCTTCTTTTCCAGCCGTTAGTTTGAGGATTCAAGAAAAGAACAACGATTTACCCAGTCACATGGGGCAACGTATTGGTTACAGCAATAGGCTTGTTGTAATGTGTGACGGGCggtatgtttttcatgttgagGAATTTAATGATGAGAATCTCGCATTTGTTCCGAGCAGCGAAGAACGTGTCTATCCATGCCACTCAAACCAGTTCTCCTACCAAGTGGTGGTACGTCCTCAGTACACCACAGATTAGTTTCCTCTCTGGGAAAGAGATAATATAGCCAgatgaataatgaaaaacatatatCTGATCTTCATAATACTCTCACctctataaattatattttatccCAGTTGATGTATTGAATTGATCTGGCTTAAGAAAAAGATGGAACTGGATTGTGGTGTGAAGGGAGGTGTGTCTTCTTTACAGTGGATTTAAGTTTTTGATGGTTCTCGATGGTCacagtatgtgtgagagagtatATGTCCCAACAAACAACTATACAAGATAAGTCTACCCATGCCTCACAAACCAGTCACAAACTGTCATTATACTCCCAAAgaatgttacatattttattagCAATACTGCTATTAATCtggattttaaaacatgtttatacaaGCTTGTGTCAgtagaaatgtgtgtgtctatgtattCTGAATTATACTGCTGCAGTGTATTAAAATAcaggctcttttgtccacatcTATGCTCAAAGTGATGATATTATAGGAGCTATTCGTAGTACTCTGTGATGCTGATGTTTGGGCTCCGCCTCTGTATTCACTTGGGATGTGATCAGAAAAAAGAAGTGCAAAAATAGTGAAAGATCAGGTTTTAAAACTGGATTTAGTTGCAATTGGAACAAAGTAAATCCACTGTCTCCATGCATGcatgttcattcatttaatcTAAAGGGGCAAGGACAGAAGACAAACTTATCATATAGAATCTAAACTCAGTCTTTACATACTGTCTCAAAATTCAGTTGAGATTGAACTGACACAGAGAGTATAGACCACAGAGTTTGTTCCCTCTAATTTGATGCTATGGAATAGTGTACATCAGTACAACAGGATGCAACTGTCAGTATTACTATGTGAAAGTATTATATCGTCACTGTGAAAGGAGAGATCCAAATAACTAAAGACCAATATCCAAATTGTCTTGTTTAGTTTAAATTCTAGAGTCacttaaactaaaaaaaatgtcaacttaaGGAATTTCTCACCACAAACTCTGTTCTGAGTCCACATCAATCCAGGTTCAGGCCGTAGCACAGCAGTGTTTCTGCCATCATTTTGGTTGTGAATGACCTTGTCAGTGCTTtggatgagaaaaaaacattttgctgccaTCTTTGTGGACCTCTCCATTTGACACTGTTGATCATTCCTtgcttttacatattttaagtGATGTTGGTTTTAGCTGGTGCATGGTTCCCAAATTACCTATCTGATCAGCAGCAGTCAGTGAACTTGGGAACTATTCGTTCAGAGTTTTTACCGATATCTAAgggtgttccacaaggttcAATTCTGGGTCCAGTTCTTTTTACAAtctatattaataatattttgtcaTCTTTAACTAACTACCATGCACATTTATATGCTCAGCTAGCAGTGGATAACCTGCAACATTCCTTTGACGTTCACCAAAGTGCACTTAATGATCTTAAAGTTGTATTGAATGCACATAAAACTAAGTTTATGTTAATCTCTAGAGCTAGAGGTAACGGTAGCAAAAACATGCATATTTCCACTGTACAAGAATTCATTATTGAGAGAgttacagaatataaataccTTGGTATTTGGATAGATGACAAATTCACATTCAAATTTCATATAGACAATCTTGTCAACAAATTACgacaaataattgtttttttgtaaagaaaTAGAACAAACTTTCCCATGCTTTGTGGAAAAGGATTGTTGAAGCTGTTCATCTCTCTGTTATGGATTATAGTAATGTGATTTATAGGCATGCCTCTTCTCTTAAGCCCTTGGATGCTGTTCATCATTCTGCCCTCAGGTTTATTACTGGTGATGAAAAACTTGGGTGGTCTTCTCTGACAGAGAGACATGATAGGCACATGTATTTGTTTATCTACAAGGCTCTTATTGGGAAGCTGTCATCTGTCCTGGATTGGTCCTTTGGATCACATCAAACTCAGTCTAATGACTGACTTTCACTGCAAGTCCCTCAAGTTTATACAGAGCTCAGAAGATCTACTTTTAGTTTCTATGCTCCAACCACCTGTAACTCgttacaaaaatgaatgaatactaAAAATGAATACTCTGGTCATCTTTGGTCAATTTAAATCTATGATCACAAACCACTCAGCTTTGTTTGTACCTGTTTTaattgactttgtttttgtttttgtatctttaATTAACTGTACTTATATACTTGTTTTaactgattgttttcttttatcttgtATCTTTTATTACTTTGTAtctttttaagtcattttaaactgttactAGACATCATTGCAAATGATTTTTCAAGTTTAAATAAAggcaataataaaaacagaccaGTAGCCCATGTGATGACATACTCTCCTGAAGGTGCTGATGGGGAGGCAGTCCTTCCATACCAGGATGGTGGTCCACAATAACAAACCTCACTGGGAGAGAGCTTAAGTTGATATGAGTGAGCCAATGACCTCATGGTGACTTACACCGAGTTAAAACCGGATCCTCCACTTATATATGTTgttaatactttattttacaagtcTATAATTTTCTAATAGTTTCTAGGTTGCTTGGAAAGAATGAATTTGGAAACCTACTCATTAAAGTGAAAATTAGACTGTGTTCAGTTGGTTCACCTCCAATTAAATTATGTCAATTAATTGGTATTGTAACTCAGAAAGTCTTGTAGCTGTtgcacagcaggtcagctgaacatAGGAACATTTTCACtagtttccaataataaatgaataatgactGAATATTTACATGGGTTTAAATGGAGCTTTTCTGCCAATGAAAGTCCAATTTTCACAATAAATAGTACCAAATTACATAGTTCTTTTCAGGAAACTTCCTGGGAAATTGAGGTCCCTTCTACACTACAGACCAGTAAAATGAAGCATTACCTATGTCCAATGATGAATCATGGCCTAATTCAAAGCctaattcttatttttattcttattttcattgttacagGATAACTTTTATTGCAAATATTACAAatttttattgtgtgtatttatcgTATTGAGCCACTGgataaatctatctatctatctatctatctatctatctatctatctattagggctgtagtcaaccaaagaaagtcttggtcgactgaaatcgtacataatcttcaactaatcgattagtagTGGGTGGGGAGAGGGTGTAACGGGACACCGTGCACAGCGCACAGTGAACTCACAATTCTCCGTTTTGcctcttcaggttaggctaacctattgttgctaactttgaaGCTAACCCcattcacttttccagcacttggggaaacaacagacgtgactttttagcatttattaactgacacactggagtctgtactgtacatttattgccAGACTGAGAATTtaccgctaaccttttcctctgctccactcacatCCATCGTCACTTTCCTGATGCTCTTTCCCACttgctacgcaaacatactaagCACTTCCTAAACGAAGTTACGCAACCGatatttagtgttatttttggcattaaaaaatatttttggcctggcgggggttcgtTGATATTATTACAGGAGAAACGCTGATTCAGTAGACATTCAGTACGTTCAGTAAACACTCAGTAAacattgagtacagttagacctgGCAGTGTCCACTAGGTTGGGCGATTTCaaagctgtgaaaacaacggTTGTGTTTTGAATGCACCCCctttttcacaggtaatttgttagtctgtccctcccaccgcaggaaataatggattaatcctggaaggctactGATGTAGCACTTCTCTCCCTACGAaagtaacacggagattattcgaccaatgagaatttagttggacaagagcatatcgaccaactaatcgaccagtcgaccaggagactacagccctactatctatctatctatctatctatctatctatctatctatctatctatctatctatctatctaaagtaccttaaaatttgattgaaatactgtacttttccACCACAGCTTAACTGCAACCTatagcagtggttctcaaattttttcacgtcaaggacccctaaactgacacaaattagaccacagacccccatctaATCAGATTTTTGCTttgagatgttttattacagaaagtgaatgaaacccatgaccaaaatacattctctcattgtgttacttatggatggaattataatgaaaataaattattcctctTTTTGCTAGGGACCCCCTAAAACCTCTTCAACGACCCCTTCCCTCACTTTGAGAAACCACTGGCTTATAGCCTATTTACCTGACATCTCTGCAGACATTTCCGTGGACACTGTATTTCCTGTAGTTTTCTGTTGTGTGAATACAGGCATGTATTACCACCAGGTGGGGATAAGGGGAGCTGGAACCGCTGCTGGAGGTTTGCTGCCCTCCGCAGGCAGCTTCCCGGTATATATGAGCCCCTTTTCGGACATAAAGAAGGAACATCTCGGCGGTGGTGAAGAAAACCACATTGTAAATAGTCGAGTACGGGACAAGGTCGTGTTTCAACACCACGCAAATCACTAGCCTTCACTACTTTGTAGTGTTACTTATAAACAAGGACCCTTTAATCTTCACTGTACACTTTTAATCCATCTAAATGCCAAAATAACGAGTGGTTCACTCGCACGGGGCGACACTTCATCTCTCCGGAGGAAACGCAGATATATCGCCACAGCTTATGTATCGTTTACATTTTTCAGAACATTAAGGTCGTTTTTTCTTAACCCTACACGATTCCTTCACCT is a window of Thunnus thynnus chromosome 8, fThuThy2.1, whole genome shotgun sequence DNA encoding:
- the LOC137188525 gene encoding scavenger receptor cysteine-rich type 1 protein M160-like, translating into MKENTFSLFCVLFISLSSANEEGYIRLTGGQDSSEGRVEIFHNGIWGTVCDDNWDMNEAQVVCRQLRFPGAKEVLVSFGSGEGNILMDNLACDGTETNLLQCQFPGWGVHDCNHGEDVGVRCEEASEEGYIRLTGGQDSSEGRVEIFHDGVWGTVCDDNWDMNEAQVVCRQLNFTGAREALVSFGSGEGNIWMDDLSCNGTETNLLQCQFSGWGVHNCGHGEDVGVKCIEGPGPFNDNFSHEFSLDHNTSLSHQLGELFDSGRDCDLNITVVVDNNIVETICAHRVILSLNSFLKTSQSDFSSLSIDVTSDCSQHANNFVRYFYTRKIKITLASAHCILRMATDWDLREIQNEAIGLFRFFLTEDVNFHHQKSFYEYAVCTGDESLQEVCLRYLAWNCEALIRSPAWTDLPFGLVKALLSRSDLVVHNEKVILHGLERWAAAQGDTTIPEILFKLIRFPMIPAEDLNTLDGSQYYGSKLQAFQFNALPFKALLNNLREEQNVYTSRIYTGRPWSFTFSTQGIRAYRDSGFYTLHNQHINSLTSDFKTPVHNSAYFSFHSMRWKSRVFIRDEDCSSDSVSCPSLPAVSLRIQEKNNDLPSDMEGHISYRNRLVVMCEGRYVFHVEEFKGENLTFVPSSEERVYPCHSNQFSYQVVVRPQYTTDYVCVMNKKTPSSMEPRYYESPWQQCVAIKMKENASLLLCILFVSLSAANDADDYIRLVGGQNPTEGRVEIFHDGVWGTVCDDDWDMNEARLVCRQLRYEGAKEALVSFGSGKGNIWMDDLSCDGTETNLLQCQFSGWGVHNCGHGEDVGVKCEEGPEPIDEDFSHEFSLDHNPSLSHQLGELFDSGRDCDLNITVVVDNNIVETICAHRVILSLNSFFETSQLDFSSLSIDVTSDCSQHANNFVRYFYTRNITLASAHCILRMAMDWDLKEIQNEAANLFRFFVTEDVNFHHQKSFYEYAVRTGDESLQEVCLRYLAWNCEALIRSPAWTDLPFGLVKALLSRSDLVVRNETVILRALETWAAAQGDTTIPEILFKLIRFPMIPAEDLYILDGSQYYGSKLQGFQFNALPFMILLNDLKEEQHVYTSRIYTGRPWSFTFGSQSVKKYKDLGYYRLHGQHINSLTSDFQTPVHNSAYFAFNSMRWKTKVIISDKDCSNESVSCPSFPAVSLRIQEENNDLNSHVKQCIGYSNRLVVMCDGRYVFHVEEFNDENLAFVPSSEERVYPCHSNQFSYQVVVRPQYTTDYKCNAIKMKENTFLLFCILFISLSSANEEGYIRLTGGQDSSEGRVEIFHDGVWGTVCDDDWDMNEAQVVCRQLSFTGAKEVLVSFGSGEGNIWMDDLSCNGTETNLLQCEFPGWGVTNCNHGEDVGVRCEDASEEGYIRLTGGQDPSEGRVEIFHDGVWGTVCDDNWDMNEAQVVCQQLNFTGAREALVSFGSGKGKIWMDDLSCDGKETNLLQCQFPGWGVHDCGHDEDVGVRCKEGPEPIDEDFSHEVSLDHNTSLSHQLGELFDSGRDCDLNITVVVDNNIVETICAHRVILSLNSFLKTSQSDFSSLSIDVTSDCSQHANNFVRYFYTRKITLASTLCILRMAMDWDLKEIQNEAANLFRFFVTEDVNFHYQKSFYEYAVRTGDESLQEVCLRYLAWNCEALIRSPAWTDLPFGLVKALLSRSDLVVHNEKVILHGLERWAAAQGDTTIPEILFKLIRFPMIPAEDLNTLDGSQYYGSKLQAFQFNALPFKALLNNLKDEQNVYTSRIYTGRPWSFTFSSRSVKTYKDLGFYLLHGQRINSLTFDFQTPVHNSAYFAFNSMRWKTKVFISIKDCSNVSCSSFPAVSLRIQEKNNDLPSHMGQRIGYSNRLVVMCDGRYVFHVEEFNDENLAFVPSSEERVYPCHSNQFSYQVVVRPQYTTD